The following are encoded in a window of Dictyostelium discoideum AX4 chromosome 6 chromosome, whole genome shotgun sequence genomic DNA:
- the nol10 gene encoding NUC153 domain-containing protein, with translation MNLLTTNGVKIYNVSAGKSLPEWLSENKREELRKNKEFNQRIELIQDFSFETSSQRVRISQDGQYIMATGIYPPQFKVFELSQLSQKVSRNLDCNVVTFEMLSDDYSKPVFLRDDRYIEFHAKFGSYFKTRIPKLGRDMTYHKPSCDLYITASDTEVYRLNLEEGRFLAPLTTHLNGGINVIAQNPVHQLMMLGGENGFIECWDPRVRTMVSTINAAAALPDYNSADEDSEPISITAGKFGPDGLLLGLGTSNGGVLMYDIRSASPSMIKMHQYQLPINSINFHISGDGTQRIMSSDAKIFKSFEKDTGKIHMVLEPKNPITDVVVTNGSGLLLMPGNTQKIQTYYVPALGAAPRWCSFLDNLTEELEEDKQLVYEDYKFITRDEVAKLDIENLIGTGYLKAYMHGYFIHIKLYNKVVMSKNPTNYEDLRKQQIKDKLAEKNQTRISLTKKPTSSSSTTINKPAVNAKLAERLAAQYEIQKQDSHKPMDAEITQSSSSDPRFKAMFENRDFEQDEGSEAFLRVNPRSKISKLDKHIQDNFDKVDFDDEDSDDDNDDDDDDQDNYKNKNRNSDSEDSDDDDDYDEDDIKIKSNPITNKRKELQKEQIKSKKPIKMYEIKTGHSLPSLNGKESGKQQILKSAPFSVRVGKEIKKATGLDDKDEKDGTKITKKDNGDLEIAFIPSASKKNLNNKSKKVVKKK, from the exons atgaatttattaactACAAATGGtgttaaaatatataatgtTTCAGCAGGTAAATCATTACCAGAATGGTTATCAGAAAATAAAAGAGAAGAACTAAGAAagaataaagaatttaatcaaagaattgaattaattcaagATTTCTCATTTGAAACATCATCTCAACGTGTTAGAATTTCACAAGATGGTCAATATATTATGGCAACTGGTATTTATCCACCACAATTTAAagtatttgaattatcacAATTATCTCAAAAAGTTTCAAGAAATTTAGATTGTAATGTTGTAACTTTTGAA aTGTTATCAGATGATTATTCAAAACCAGTATTTTTAAGAGATGATAGATATATTGAATTTCATGCAAAATTTGGatcatattttaaaactaGAATTCCAAAATTAGGTAGAGATATGACATATCATAAACCATCATGTGATTTATATATTACAGCATCAGATACAGAAGTTTATAGATTAAATTTAGAAGAAGGTAGATTTTTAGCACCATTGACAACTCATTTGAATGGTGGTATTAATGTTATAGCTCAAAATCCAGTACACCAATTGATGATGTTGGGTGGTGAAAATGGTTTTATTGAATGTTGGGATCCAAGGGTTAGAACAATGGTATCAACAATCAACGCAGCAGCAGCATTGCCAGATTATAATAGTGCAGATGAAGATTCTGAACCAATTTCAATCACTGCAGGTAAATTCGGACCAGACGGTTTGTTATTGGGTTTGGGCACATCGAATGGCGGTGTCTTGATGTACGATATTCGTTCAGCATCGCCATCAATGATAAAGATGCACCAATACcaattaccaattaattcaatcaatttccATATTAGTGGTGATGGTACACAAAGAATTATGTCATCAGATgctaaaatctttaaatcatTCGAGAAGGATACCGGTAAAATTCATATGGTATTGGAGCCAAAGAATCCGATTACCGACGTGGTGGTGACCAATGGATCTGGTTTATTGTTAATGCCAGGTAACACACAAAAGATTCAAACTTATTATGTACCTGCATTGGGTGCTGCACCACGTTGGTGTTCATTCTTGGATAATTTAACAGAAGAACTCGAAGAAGATAAACAATTAGTATACGAAGattataaattcattacACGTGATGAAGTTGCTAAActtgatattgaaaatttaattggtacTGGTTATTTGAAGGCTTATATGCATGGTTACTTCATTcacattaaattatataataaagttGTAATGTCTAAAAATCCAACAAATTATGAAGATTTACGTAAACaacaaattaaagataaattagCTGAAAAGAATCAAACTCGTATTTCACTCACCAAGAAACcaacttcttcatcatcaactacaattaataaaccaGCTGTCAATGCCAAACTTGCTGAACGTCTCGCTGCTCAAtatgaaattcaaaaacaagATTCTCACAAACCAATGGATGCTGAAATTACACAATCTTCTTCATCAGATCCAAGATTTAAAGCAATGTTTGAAAATAGAGATTTTGAACAAGATGAAGGAAGTGAAGCTTTCTTAAGAGTAAATCCAAGatctaaaatttcaaaattggATAAACATATTCAAGATAATTTCGATAAagttgattttgatgatgaagatagtGATGACGACAATGATGACGACGACGACGATCaagataattataaaaataaaaatagaaatagtgATAGTGAAGATAGTGATGACGATGACGattatgatgaagatgatattaaaattaaatcaaatccaattacaaataaaagaaaagaattaCAAAAAGAACAGATTAAATCAAagaaaccaattaaaatgtatgaaattaaaactgGCCATTCATTACCATCATTAAATGGTAAAGAATCTGGaaaacaacaaattttaaagagtGCTCCATTCAGTGTTAGAGTGGgtaaagaaataaagaaagCAACAGGTTTAGAtgataaagatgaaaaagatGGTACTAAAATaactaaaaaagataatggtGATTTAGAAATAGCATTCATACCTTCAGCTtctaaaaagaatttaaataacaaatcaaagaaagttgtaaaaaaaaaataa
- a CDS encoding hypothetical protein (F54C9.9 protein) has product MSDSSDSESSYNSSSSSSSENESNKDEKKVLFQDDSESEAENEIKVNEKFERMYEAKKAHNELISASTTLEEDEQSEDDDGKFDSKVMKDGFLTLLPLLAKKKTDLLLKNKDVKFFNNNNDNNNNDEEEEEDEGSDEADSESEESESEKKKKKKPFTLKDYQREKLTKTMNKDQYEESDEEDFDSLPHNKQQEKLKKDFFDASRKSFKDGGGDDGDDDDGEDGSDDDFLVKRKKTEQDQEIEDKEFEEFRQRLEKKKSPFLEETDTISEFWKGKDADTDEKFLRDYLLGQKWQSDKGKLPTYEEILKELDQDEGETVKQDDFERTFNFRFEEPGSAIIVNHPRTIENSVRRKDSARKTKREKKKERKEQRAVQNQEKIKQLKNEKKKQILEKVKEINSITGSNLFNLDSVDIKKIDPEIMVKSIGKKVKQPQQQDSNNNEEEGYDENYEGGEGDDYQYDEGNGGRYDLNKIIESGLYDDQFEDDGEVWSNERMSKEREELESMLDRYYEMDYQDLLGDDTPVRFKYTKVEPDSTISIDDILEKDDKDLEKILPLNKIATYYNPSYKGYRQKADKRYFDKPSTSKYLTKSSKTSTNYNSKYNQNKQFNSKFDNNNNNNKNNNNNNKNNNNNNKFNNNKKEEFSNNKKDYNNNKPQQQPQQPQTTEPTEPAGEKKRKAKNKNKASTNKIQKVE; this is encoded by the coding sequence atgtCAGATTCAAGTGATAGTGAATCATCAtataattcatcatcatcatcatcaagtgaaaatgaatcaaataaagatgaaaagAAAGTTTTATTTCAAGATGATTCAGAATCAGAAgctgaaaatgaaattaaagtaaATGAAAAGTTTGAAAGAATGTATGAAGCTAAAAAAGCacataatgaattaatttcagCATCAACCACActtgaagaagatgaacaaagtgaagatgatgatggtaaatTTGATTCAAAAGTAATGAAAGATGGTTTCCTTACActtttaccattattagcaaaaaaaaaaacagatttattattaaagaataaagatgtaaaattctttaataataataatgataataataacaatgatgaagaagaagaagaggatgaaGGATCAGATGAAGCAGATAGCGAATCTGAAGAATCTGAAtctgaaaaaaagaaaaagaagaaaccATTCACATTAAAAGATTATCAAAGAGAGAAACTTACAAAAACAATGAATAAAGATCAATATGAGGAATCTGATGAAGAGGATTTCGATTCATTACCACATAATAAACAAcaagagaaattaaagaaagatTTCTTTGATGCTTCaagaaaatcatttaaagatggtggtggtgatgatggtgatgacgatgatggtgaagatggttcagatgatgattttttagttaaaagaaaaaagactGAACAAGATCAAGAGATTGAagataaagaatttgaagaatttaGACAACGtttagagaaaaagaaatcaccATTCCTTGAAGAGACTGATACAATTAGTGAATTTTGGAAAGGTAAAGATGCCGATACTGATGAGAAATTCCTTAGAGATTATTTGTTAGGTCAAAAATGGCAATCTGACAAAGGTAAATTACCAACCTATGAAGAGATTCTTAAAGAATTGGATCAAGATGAAGGTGAAACCGTTAAACAAGATGATTTCGAACGTACTTTTAATTTCCGTTTCGAGGAACCAGGTTCAGCAATTATCGTCAATCATCCACGTACAATTGAAAACTCAGTTCGTCGTAAAGATTCCGctagaaaaacaaaaagagaaaagaagaaagaaagaaaagaacaACGTGCTGTTCAAAATCAAGAGAAAATTAAACAACTCAAAAATgagaaaaagaaacaaatccttgaaaaagttaaagaaattaatagtaTCACTGGttcaaatttattcaatttagattctgttgatattaaaaagattgatcctgaaataatggtaaaatcaattggtaaaaaaGTTAagcaaccacaacaacaagatagtaataataatgaagaagaaggaTATGATGAAAACTATGAAGGTGGTGAAGGTGATGATTATCAATATGATGAGGGTAATGGTGGTCgttatgatttaaataaaatcattgagTCAGGACTTTATGATGACCaatttgaagatgatggtGAAGTTTGGTCAAATGAAAGAATGTCAAAAGAACGTGAAGAATTAGAATCAATGTTAGATAGATATTATGAAATGGATTATCAAGATCTTTTAGGTGATGATACTCCAGTTCGTTTCAAATATACAAAAGTTGAACCTGATTCAACCATTTCAATCGATGATATCTTGGAAAAGGATgataaagatttagaaaagattttaccattaaataaaatcgCCACCTATTATAATCCTTCCTATAAAGGTTATCGTCAAAAAGCTGATAAAAGATATTTCGATAAACCTTCAACTAGTAAATATCTCACAAAATCTTCAAAAACTTCaacaaattataatagtaaatataatcaaaataaacaatttaattctaaatttgataataataataataataataaaaataataataataataataaaaataataataataataataaatttaataataataaaaaagaagaattcagtaataataaaaaagattataataataataaaccacaacaacaaccacaacaaccacaaactACTGAACCAACTGAACCAGCTGgtgaaaagaaaagaaaagccAAGAACAAAAATAAAGCATCCactaataaaattcaaaaagttgaataa
- the anapc7 gene encoding anaphase promoting complex subunit 7 → MIQQLPMVNVELMISNLRILVESKQFSSAEFLGNFVISVPNQQKTPHQNIISFSLFGDSLFGKNEFVRSLKYFKQSLDILFKVYNNPNNNNNNNNKQADFDNKQFEYELKYKISLCYIKINRNNLAISYLESIPFSSRGLDTHLTIARLYKDIGKEKSKECIISYKEVIKLCPLCLEAINSLKEMGENVDQVLIPSINKFQQKNNSFNSNNIIDLSWISLLSMSQYEMKRNQPEKSLILLKKVESKFSTNLYVLEKLALSYLYHDEPSIINTFNIFQKIRLLDPYYIGSMDIFCSLLKRRSLQFELNKVCNDLVASNPYCAETWTSVALFYFLKENVEKSLENVDRAISIKESHEFAHSLKGEILLSLDEPREALPSLERAFQLSKNILTARELVRCHLILNQMKEALVVAETINNLSPDYSKTMALLGMVLANQPEEREEARKILTKALTLSPHCTDTVLTLSKLNVVEGRFQEAIDILNSQLEYQETDLMHTEIAGVYLTKDYHEDAMIHYNSALEINPQYEPASRGIARLELIMKGIDPDQELDQENDDDDQEEGEGENDQEENDDDDNDDDDEYIS, encoded by the exons atgattCAACAACTTCCAATGGTTAATGTTGAATTAATGATTAGTAATTTAAGAATTTTAGTTGAATCAAAGCAATTTTCATCAGCAGAATTTTTAGGTAATTTTGTAATATCAGTAccaaatcaacaaaaaacacctcatcaaaatataatttcattttctttatttggtGACTCTTTATTTGGAAAGAATGAATTTGTTAgatcattaaaatattttaaacaatcattagatatattatttaaagtctataataatccaaataataataataataataataataaacaagcAGACTTTGACAATAAACAATTTGAATAcgaattaaaatataaaatatcattatgttatattaaaattaatagaaataatttaGCAATTTCATAT ctTGAATCTATACCATTTAGCTCAAGAGGATTAGATACACATTTAACAATTGCAAGATTATATAAAGATATTGGTaaagaaaaatcaaaagaatgtATTATTAGTTATAAAGAAGTTATAAAATTATGTCCATTATGTTTAGAAGCAATTAACTCATTAAAAGAAATGGGTGAAAATGTAGATCAAGTTTTAATAccatcaataaataaatttcaacaaaaaaataatagttttaattcaaataatataatagaTTTATCTTGGatatctttattatcaatGTCTCAATATgaaatgaaaagaaatcaacCTGAaa aatcattaatattattaaaaaaagttgaatcTAAATTTTCAACAAATTTATATGTTTTAGAGAAATTAGCATTATCTTATTTATATCATGATGAAccttcaataattaatacatttaatatctttcaaaaaattagattATTAGATCCATATTATATTGGTTCAATGGATATATtttgttcattattaaaaagaagatcattacaatttgaattaaataa aGTATGTAATGATTTAGTAGCATCAAATCCATATTGTGCAGAAACATGGACATCAGTagcattattttattttttaaaagaaaatgttGAAAAATCATTAGAAAATGTTGATAGAGCAATTAGTATTAAAGAATCACATGAATTTGCACATTCATTAAAAGGTgagatattattatcattggaTGAGCCAAGAGAAGCATTACCCTCATTGGAAAGAGCATTCCAACTTTCAAAGAATATTTTAACAGCACGTGAATTAGTTAGATgtcatttaatattaaatcaaatgaaagaaGCTTTAGTAGTCGCTGAAACTATCAATAATCTTAGTCCTGACTACTCGAAAACAATGGCTTTACTTGGCATGGTTTTAGCAAATCAACCTGAAGAAAGAGAAGAAGCTagaaaaattttaacaaaaGCTTTAACTTTATCTCCACATTGTACTGACACTGTTTTAACTTTAAGTAAATTAAATGTTGTTGAAGGTAGATTTCAAGAAGCAATTGATAT TTTAAATAGTCAATTGGAATATCAAGAAACAGATTTAATGCACACAGAAATTGCAGGAGTTTATTTAACTAAAGATTATCATGAAGATGCAATGATTCATTATAATAGTGCATTAGAAATTAATCCTCAATATGAACCTGCATCAAGAGGTATTGCAAGATTGGAATTAATTATGAAAGGTATTGATCCTGATCAAGAATTAGATCAAGagaatgatgatgatgatcaaGAAGAAGGTGAGGGTGAAAATGATCAAGAGGAaaatgatgacgatgataatgacgatgatgatgaatatatttcttaa